CAGCTGGTGGGCATAGGGCACATCGAAGCGGTAATCGGCCAGCACCCGCTGCAACGCCTCCACCGGGCGCGTGGGCGACACCGCATAGGTGTGGCGTGCCACCGGGTGGGTTATCGCATCGGACGGTTCGATGTCGAAAGCGATGAATTCCAGTGCCGGGTCGACACCCCGGGTGGCGAACAGACGGCGCGCCAGGGTGTTGTAGAAGGTCTTGTACAGTTCGGCGTCGATCAGCCCCTGCAGCATCGCGCTGTAGTGCGCGTGCACCTGCAGCCACAGCGCGCGTGCGCCGATGGCATCGCCGGCCAGGCGCCGCAGCGCGTCCATGCGCTCGGCGATGCACAGGTCGTAGAGTGCGATGCGTTCGACCGCATCCTGCCGCGCCGCAGCCCAGTCACGCTGCTCGAAGCGCAGCTTGGCCCGTGCGGTGATTCCGGCAAAACGGGCGTGGTAATCCTCGAAGCCATCGCGGATGGCCGCGGCGATGCGGGGTGCCAGATCAGCGGCGATGGCAGGCGGAGACATGCACGGCCCGGCAGGGAGACGAGCATCCACCATACGCCGGCGTGTGCGATGCCGTCGAGCGCGATGGTAGTGCCGGCCGCTGGCCGGCAGCCACCGCATGGCCGGTCGATCCATGCCGATGCCGGCCAGCGGCCGGCACTACCGTCTCAGATCGCCAGCTCGGACTCCACGTCCTGCACCTTGCGCCGGGCCAGGGCCAGGTTGCTCTTCGCGCGGTCCAGCACGATGTAGAAGAACAGGCCCTTCTTCTTCGCCACCGGCCGCATGATGTGGTACGCCCGGCCCAGCGAGATGAGGATGTCCTCGATGCCGTCATTGAGGTTCAGCGAAGCCGCCGTCTTCATCTTGGCGCGGATCACTTCGGTGTTGCCTGCAGCGGCGACTTCCATGTCCATGCCCGCGCCGGCCTCCCCCAGCAGCATGCCGCTCTCGTAATCAACCAGCGCCACGGCCTGTGCGCCGTCGATACCCATCAGTGCGTTCAACGATTCGGTCAGTCCAGCCACGTCGTATCCCCTTGTCGGTGTTGGTTCGAGCCCCTCGTTCCCCTGCGGTCGGGCTCACGATCCGCCGAGTTCGGCCAGGATCGCCTGGCCACATTCCCTGCTCTGCCACAGCACCTGGCCGATCACGCTGCGCTGGTCGCAGGCCGCCATCAGCAGCAGCGGCGGCCGTCCTTCGGCCTGGATCGCCAGCATCAGCACCTTGCCGCCCAGTGCTTCCAGCATCAGTGTCTGCAGGTCGCCCAGCGCCAGTTCCCGGCCGACCGCGGCGGCCAGCGCCAGCATCGCGCTGGTCATCGCGGCCAGGCGTTCGCCACGGCCTTCGGCACCGGCGCTGACCAGGGCGAAGCCGTCGACACTGGCCAGCACCACCGTGCGCACCCCTTCCACCCGCCGTTGCAGGTCCTGCAGCAGCGGCTGCAGGCGTTCGCGCTGGCCGGCATCGGGGAGGGTCGCCACCTGTCCATCAGCCATGCAGGCCCACCAGTGCATGCGCTTCCATTTCGCTCATCAACACATCCATCAGCAGCAGCCCCTGTCCGCGGTCACGCGCGTCGATCGGCAGCAGCGGCAGCGGCTGGTCGTCCAGGCAGGCGCGGTTGGCCCAGTCCTCCAGCTGCGCGTCAGGTATCTGGTCAAGGTGGGTCACGGCCACCACCACCGCCAGCGTGCCGGCGAACGGTCGCAGCGCCTGCAGGTAGGCATCGAGTTCGCCAGCGAGGCCGGCGCGGCGCGCATCCAGCAGCAGCACCGCGCCGCGTGCGCCCTGCAGCAGGATCGGCCACAGGAAGTCGAAACGCTGCTGGCCGGGGGTGCCGTACAGGCGCAGGCGCTCGCCGTTGGGCAGGTCGATATCGGCGTAATCCAGCGCGACCGTGGTCGAGGCCTTGTCCGCGCCACGGCGGTCACTGTTGGCGACATCGGTGTCGATGACCGCCCCGGCCGCGATGCTGCGTACCAGGGTGGACTTGCCGCTGCCCATGCCGCCAAGCACCACCACCTTGTGTTCACGCATTGCGCTCGCTCCCGCGCAGGCTGCGCCAGAGGCGTGCCAGCAGGCCGTGCTCGGCGCTGTTGCCGCGCGCCTCGGCAGCGATCGGCGCTGCGCTCTGCAGCTGCGCATAACCACACAGATAGGCGGCATGGATGAAATCGCGTACGGCAGCTGGCGGCAGCTCCAGCAGCATCGCGCACTCGTCCACC
Above is a genomic segment from Stenotrophomonas sp. ESTM1D_MKCIP4_1 containing:
- a CDS encoding roadblock/LC7 domain-containing protein translates to MADGQVATLPDAGQRERLQPLLQDLQRRVEGVRTVVLASVDGFALVSAGAEGRGERLAAMTSAMLALAAAVGRELALGDLQTLMLEALGGKVLMLAIQAEGRPPLLLMAACDQRSVIGQVLWQSRECGQAILAELGGS
- a CDS encoding ATP/GTP-binding protein codes for the protein MREHKVVVLGGMGSGKSTLVRSIAAGAVIDTDVANSDRRGADKASTTVALDYADIDLPNGERLRLYGTPGQQRFDFLWPILLQGARGAVLLLDARRAGLAGELDAYLQALRPFAGTLAVVVAVTHLDQIPDAQLEDWANRACLDDQPLPLLPIDARDRGQGLLLMDVLMSEMEAHALVGLHG